Part of the Brassica oleracea var. oleracea cultivar TO1000 chromosome C8, BOL, whole genome shotgun sequence genome is shown below.
AGCTAGCTTTATATAATCTTTCTTTGGATGTCTTAAATTATAATCTCTAGTCCGAGGATCTTTGCCAAGACAATGATGGTTAAAACCATTCTTATCATTCTTTTACTCTTTAATCTTTCTTTTATCCAGCTTATAATCTTTCTCCTTTAATATCGAATATCCGGATTCATTTGTTTCATGCAATCCGTACATGGCCACTATTTTAATCACCCATGTTTTGGCTCACGTTCCTTTGAGTTCGTGGAGAAGATCTTATTCTTATATATTCCCAATCCTCTTCTGACACTACAGGAAATGTGGTTAGTAATAGCGGACGAAAAGCGCTATCATTTTGGTTTAATAGCGTTTCCTTGGACGCTCTGACATCACCCGTTATAAAAAATCCAACCCTTTTAATAGGGATTTTCCTCTGTGCTATTACTAAGTGTATAACAATAGCGCTTTTGTGTTCGCAATTGTTAGTATTTATAATAACGTTTAATAAATGTTATTAGAACCAAATAATTTGATTTTTCGTAGTAGCAAAGATAGCAAATGTTTCGTGTTATTAATTAGTTTTATAATTATGCCAAAATTAATTAATAATAATTATTGAATTGATTTTTAAATAATTAATTCGAAAATATGAAATAAAAACAATATAAATTATTAAAATTCCAAAAATCAATATAATTATTCAAATCCCATAACACAACATTATCACATTCATACAAACCATCACACAAGCATACAACATATCATCAATCTACCACTAATAAACCTTCACAATCATCCCTAACATATACACTATCATCATCCATATCATCACCCATATCATCAACTTCTTGGACAGGTAAAGGAGCACCACCTAAATCCTCTTCTGTTTCCAACTCATGATAACCTCTAGGTGGTGCTCTCATAACAACATACCAATTTGAAGCATCATCCTCCCTAGAGTAGAAAACCTGTTTCGCTTGAGAAGGTAGAATGAATGGATCTTTCAAATAGGCTGCTTTGTTCATATGAAGGTTAACAAGAGTGAAGCCATCTTCTTCCTTCACACCATTCGCTGTGTTTGCCCAGTTGCATCTAAAGAGTGGCACTTTGAACATGTGATAGTCGATGACCAAAATCTCCTTTATCACTCCATAGTATGTAATCATATCCGCGACCTGTCTCATATCTCTTGCACTTGATCTACACATGCTAAAGGCTTCATAAGTTACTCCACTGTTTTGTGTCTTCAGCTTGACCGCATCAGTATGAAACCGTTGGCCATTGATGATGAATCCTTTATGTGCTAAAGCAACATTTCTTGGTCCAAATGCCAACCACCTTATCTCCTTAGAATGACTATCTTTTGAGTCTAAATGAATCTGCCGCAGGAAATCAGAGGATTATCATCAAGCCGAGGTACTTAAATTATAATCAAAACATGATAATATGTACCACGAAACCAATCATCAATCTACAAGCTAACCAGTCATAAAAATACTAAAAATCCAGACAGTTTCATCAAGCTATAAGCTACTCAGACATCAATTCGCTAAAATATGGACATGTTCTTCAAGATACAAACCAGGCATCATGATACAAGCTAACTAGTCATCACCAAACAAGCTAACCAGTCATCACCAAACAAGCTAACCAGTATTTACAATAATAATCAAGAAAAGAATTTGGAGTTTGTAACCTTATTTTTAAGCTATTCTGTAAACTGTTCAGTATGGTTTTTCCATAACAAAGTTTCATTTTTAGCCAATCGAGCATCCTTAGCTTGCAACTCTTCCAAATGCATCCTGATTTTAAATTAAACAACAGTATATGAAAATGAAATTATGAGTAAAACAAGTAGAAGAAACATAGAGAATTACTTACTCAAGAAAGGGATCCAAAGATGCCATGTTCATTAGAACATATCGATGTGCAATGTCTCTATCTTTATCTGACAGGGTAACCTCNNNNNNNNNNNNNNNNNNNNNNNNNNNNNNNNNNNNNNNNNNNNNNNNNNNNNNNNNNNNNNNNNNNNNNNNNNNNNNNNNNNNNNNNNNNNNNNNNNNNNNNNNNNNNNNNNNNNNNNNNNNNNNNNNNNNNNNNNNNNNNNNNNNNNNNNNNNNNNNNNNNNNNNNNNNNNNNNNNNNNNNNNNNNNNNNNNNNNNNNNNNNNNNNNNNNNNNNNNNNNNNNNNNNNNNNNNNNNNNNNNNNNNNNNNNNNNNNNNNNNNNNNNNNNNNNNNNNNNNNNNNNNNNNNNNNNNNNNNNNNGATAAATGTAGTGGAAGGTGAAACATGATATCAAAAAGGGCTGGAGGGAAGAAGCGCTCCAGCTAACACATTGTCTCCACAAACTCTGTCTCCATGGATATAAGTTTTTTTGGGTCAATGATGCGCTGACACAACCTGTTGAAGTAACTGCATAATCTATTTATGGCTATCCTAGGACCCCTATGTAACAACCCTCTTAATGCAGCTGGTAACAAGCTCTATACTAAGACATGATGATCATGCGACATTAAACTACCAATATTTGGAGGGTTAACTGAAACACTATTCGCAATANNNNNNNNNNNNNNNNNNNNNNNNNNNNNNNNNNNNNNNNNNNNNNNNNNNNNNNNNNNNNNNNNNNNNNNNNNNNNNNNNNNNNNNNNNNNNNNNNNNNGAGTAAAAAAATACCTAAACATTCGATCACACACTAGAAATACATAGTCGATGAGAACCAACTTGAAAAATGTTTCAGACGACAATTTTAGAAAAACTTGATTTTGTCATTTGGCCATGCCACAACCGAACCCATTGCATCAGATATGTATTCAATCTCTGAATTTGGCCTCCAGACTTTTGCATCACCGATCTTAGCCACATCAATCCACACCTTACTTGCATTTGGACCTAGGGGTACAAAGTGTCACAACTCATTCGGATCCGTTGAAGCTACCCTTCCTTCAGCTACCTTACGTCCAGAGTTGTTGCAATCCAAGAGAGTGCACTTCTGCTTCGGACTTCTGGTCGAACTAGTGCTGCCTGGACTCTACAACTCAAACAAGATGACAGAAGCAAGTTCCAACATCAATCAAGGACGCAACATCAATCATCAGGCAAATAAAAAAATTTAACTTCATGTCAATTACATACCACTGCTTTTTTCTTGGCTGGCTTCGAAGGTGATGCTATTTTCTTCCCTGCACATTTAGTTGGTGTTACTTCTGTAGCAGGTGTAGGCATGACTTCAACCTTTAGGACTGGCCATGCTATTTTCTCGCTAAGTGCATCACCAATCAAGAACATATCAGCGGTTGGCCTCCACAAATATGCTTGATCATTGAACACCTTCACTACTTCGACACTAACAGCATTGGGACCCAGAGGTATGTTGTTAACCATGTCTTTGGATTTTGAAGAGCACACGAGACCTTCAGCAATGACCTCGTCCTCATCATTGGTCCAATCATATATCTTGCATCTTCGATATTCACCTTCCTTGCTTTGCTAAAACAAGATTTGAAATTAGAAATTTTAGTAATGATTAGAGATGACTCAATTGTTGTAAGAAGAAAACAAGATTTGAAAATTTACCATAGATAAATCTTCAGAACAGTTTGGATCCTTATCCAAAATCACTTTATCCATTGGCCAAGATATCTTGTATCCCACAGCTTCATCAAGAGTTAACACATCCGTAGTAGGCCTTCAGAGTGAAGCTGATGCGCTTAGTGCATACTTAACTACGATAGCCACTGCATTAGGACCAATTGGTATACGACCAATTTTGTACTTCGGTTCAGCAGAGCAGAATTCTCCTTCACCAACAACAACATCCTCTGATTCAATCCAATCCAGTATTTGTACTCTGACTCCTTCTTTGAATCCACCACTACTCTCAGATGTTTCAGCATCAACATTACTTTTCTGAGAAAAGGCAACGGAAATCGTAAATGTCTTAAAACTAATTGACCAAAGGTAATGAAAAGGATTACCTTCTTCTCAGCTAATTCTCGCACCATCCCCTTTAACTCTTCAATCTCACTTTTCATTTCTGCAATCTTAGCGTCTCTAAATTGCAGATATGCTAGCTTATTAGCTGTAATCCCTCTACCAAAGCCCCTTACTCGTCCAGGTTTGTCTTTTCCCAAAACCTTGCTCACAGCATCTTCCCTTATGTTATCAGCAGCTGATGTGGAGTCCAT
Proteins encoded:
- the LOC106308352 gene encoding uncharacterized protein LOC106308352 — encoded protein: MDKVILDKDPNCSEDLSMQSKEGEYRRCKIYDWTNDEDEVIAEGLVCSSKSKDMVNNIPLGPNAVSVEVVKVFNDQAYLWRPTADMFLIGDALSEKIAWPVLKVEVMPTPATEVTPTKCAGKKIASPSKPAKKKAVSPGSTSSTRSPKQKCTLLDCNNSGRKVAEGRVASTDPNEL
- the LOC106308353 gene encoding uncharacterized protein LOC106308353, producing MDSTSAADNIREDAVSKVLGKDKPGRVRGFGRGITANKLAYLQFRDAKIAEMKSEIEELKGMVRELAEKKKSNVDAETSESSGGFKEGVRVQILDWIESEDVVVGEGEFCSAEPKYKIGRIPIGPNAVAIVVKYALSASASL